Proteins encoded together in one Candidatus Paceibacterota bacterium window:
- a CDS encoding cytidine/deoxycytidylate deaminase family protein: protein MKKAAAIPSPVTAKHVRPSWDGYFIKISDVVGERATCDRGRSGCVIVKDKRILVTGYVGAPAGVAHCDEAGHEMHTVVHEDGSQSKHCIRTTHAEQNAIANAARDGVPVNGATLYCHMTPCYTCAKILINSGIIRVVAAKDYHASKRSKEVFKEAGVKLDIVDPSVETYPNMK, encoded by the coding sequence ATGAAAAAAGCCGCGGCGATTCCTTCTCCGGTCACTGCGAAACATGTCCGTCCGTCGTGGGACGGATATTTTATCAAGATATCCGACGTGGTAGGCGAGAGGGCAACCTGCGATCGCGGCCGTTCCGGTTGCGTCATCGTCAAAGACAAGCGCATACTCGTCACCGGCTATGTCGGCGCTCCGGCAGGCGTCGCTCACTGCGACGAAGCCGGGCACGAGATGCACACGGTCGTCCATGAAGACGGCTCGCAGTCGAAACACTGCATCAGGACGACCCATGCCGAGCAGAACGCTATCGCCAATGCCGCGCGCGACGGCGTCCCGGTGAACGGCGCGACGCTCTATTGCCATATGACGCCCTGCTATACCTGCGCGAAGATCCTGATAAATTCAGGCATCATCCGCGTTGTGGCCGCTAAAGACTATCATGCATCGAAGCGCTCCAAGGAGGTCTTTAAGGAGGCGGGCGTAAAGCTCGATATCGTCGATCCGTCGGTAGAGACCTATCCGAATATGAAATAA
- the rplK gene encoding 50S ribosomal protein L11 gives MAKKVTKVLKLQIPGGKAVPGQALGPALGGAGINIGEFVKRFNDETKTRVGETVPTIIEVYDDRTYKMIYKTEPASQMILKTLKKELGSGKPNSVKVGTLTKAQVKAIAEKKLPDLNTADVNAAMKMIEGTARNMGVDVK, from the coding sequence ATGGCAAAGAAAGTAACCAAAGTATTGAAGCTCCAGATTCCGGGCGGCAAGGCCGTTCCCGGCCAGGCTCTCGGCCCTGCGCTCGGCGGCGCCGGCATCAACATCGGCGAATTCGTGAAGCGATTCAACGACGAGACCAAGACCCGCGTAGGCGAGACCGTCCCTACCATCATCGAGGTATACGATGACCGAACCTACAAGATGATCTACAAGACCGAGCCTGCTTCCCAAATGATCCTCAAGACGCTCAAGAAGGAGCTGGGATCGGGCAAGCCGAACTCGGTAAAGGTAGGCACGCTCACCAAGGCCCAGGTCAAAGCTATCGCCGAGAAGAAGCTCCCTGACCTCAATACCGCGGATGTGAACGCCGCGATGAAGATGATCGAAGGCACTGCCCGGAACATGGGCGTAGACGTTAAATAA
- the nusG gene encoding transcription termination/antitermination protein NusG — protein sequence MSKQQTGGERHWYAIHTYAGYENAVARNLRQRIDSLNMTDKIFNVLVPTEKKIKVKGGKRVEEEEKVYPGYILVDMIVTDDSWFVVRNTPRVTGFVGSGVHPVPLTQKEMDHLMGRMDTSSVKHEINLATDDAVKIADGPFKDLEGKVAEVDTERGKVKVLVSMFGRETPVELDFLQVKKL from the coding sequence ATGTCGAAACAGCAAACAGGCGGTGAACGCCACTGGTACGCGATCCATACGTACGCAGGATACGAGAACGCCGTCGCGCGAAACCTCCGCCAGCGCATAGACTCGCTCAACATGACGGACAAGATCTTCAACGTCCTCGTCCCTACAGAGAAGAAGATCAAGGTCAAGGGCGGCAAGCGCGTCGAGGAAGAGGAGAAGGTCTATCCGGGCTATATCCTCGTGGATATGATCGTGACCGACGATTCATGGTTCGTCGTCCGAAACACGCCTCGCGTTACCGGCTTCGTCGGTTCGGGCGTGCATCCGGTGCCTTTGACCCAGAAGGAGATGGACCATCTCATGGGCCGTATGGACACTAGCTCGGTCAAGCACGAGATCAATCTCGCTACCGACGACGCGGTCAAGATCGCCGACGGTCCGTTCAAGGACCTCGAAGGCAAGGTCGCGGAAGTGGATACCGAGCGCGGCAAAGTAAAGGTCCTCGTCTCGATGTTCGGCCGCGAAACCCCGGTCGAACTCGATTTCTTGCAAGTTAAGAAGCTTTAA
- the secE gene encoding preprotein translocase subunit SecE: protein MKLTEYIKETRGEMKHVNWPTRSQAMNYTLLVIGVSVATMVVLSIADYVFSLGLEKFILNK, encoded by the coding sequence ATGAAACTCACCGAATATATCAAAGAGACCCGCGGCGAAATGAAGCACGTCAATTGGCCGACCCGAAGCCAGGCGATGAACTATACGCTCCTCGTCATCGGCGTCTCGGTCGCGACGATGGTCGTCCTTTCGATCGCGGACTACGTCTTCTCTCTCGGCCTCGAGAAATTCATTCTCAACAAATAA
- a CDS encoding SIMPL domain-containing protein (The SIMPL domain is named for its presence in mouse protein SIMPL (signalling molecule that associates with mouse pelle-like kinase). Bacterial member BP26, from Brucella, was shown to assemble into a channel-like structure, while YggE from E. coli has been associated with resistance to oxidative stress.): protein MENLFSQKQFKNLAYALLALLIAFVAAKTVSELKGMSYIGAGVPSSDTITVSGTGEVVTAPDIATFTFAVEKEGASVPEAQKKSADGMNAILDYLKKAGIEDKDIKTESYNIYPRYDYVQTSMYGGGKQVLAAYVVSQNVTVKVRDLDKAGELLSGIGEYGATNISGLTFSVDDHVKVERQARDAAIADAREQAEILAKSLGVKIVRLVSFNESNYGYPTPIYYAKDMAYGMGGAANQSAPSIPTGENKITSNVSLTYEIR, encoded by the coding sequence ATGGAAAATCTCTTCAGTCAGAAGCAGTTCAAGAATCTCGCATATGCGCTCCTCGCTCTCCTTATCGCATTCGTCGCCGCTAAAACGGTGTCGGAGCTCAAGGGAATGAGCTATATCGGCGCAGGCGTTCCGTCTTCCGATACCATCACCGTTTCGGGCACGGGCGAGGTCGTGACCGCTCCGGATATCGCGACGTTCACGTTCGCGGTCGAAAAAGAAGGCGCTTCGGTCCCTGAAGCCCAGAAAAAGTCGGCTGACGGCATGAATGCCATCCTCGATTACCTTAAGAAAGCGGGCATCGAAGACAAGGACATCAAGACCGAGTCGTACAACATCTATCCTCGTTACGACTATGTCCAGACCTCGATGTATGGCGGCGGCAAGCAGGTTCTCGCGGCATACGTCGTATCGCAGAACGTGACCGTAAAGGTGCGCGACCTCGACAAGGCAGGCGAGCTCCTTTCGGGCATCGGCGAGTACGGCGCCACGAATATATCGGGCCTTACGTTCTCGGTCGACGACCATGTCAAAGTCGAGCGCCAGGCTCGCGACGCGGCTATCGCCGACGCGCGAGAGCAGGCGGAGATCCTCGCGAAATCCCTCGGCGTAAAGATCGTCAGGCTCGTAAGCTTTAACGAATCGAACTACGGCTATCCGACGCCGATCTACTACGCAAAGGATATGGCGTACGGCATGGGCGGTGCGGCTAACCAGTCCGCGCCTTCCATTCCTACGGGAGAGAACAAGATCACGTCGAACGTCTCGCTCACGTACGAGATCCGATAG
- a CDS encoding bifunctional 5,10-methylenetetrahydrofolate dehydrogenase/5,10-methenyltetrahydrofolate cyclohydrolase: MPLLLDGKKARDFHKAKLAERVTAFERKRHIKPCLAIIQIGDNPESSIYIEQKKKFAAAIGVSVEHVRFSEDASQDGVLEEIVALNADKKIHGIIVQLPVPAHINKLALINAIDPKKDVDGLTDENQKLLEQGNPRFIPATAKGVMMLLDFYNISVRGKNAAVFGRSRLVGGPIASLFQSRGARVSVIHSQTAEPQRISREADIVAVAIGKPSYVTKDFIKKSAIVVDVGINSVAGAKSEEGIPKRSLAGDVDFAAVSDIVSVISPVPGGVGPMTVLALFDNLMVSAEKPE, from the coding sequence ATGCCATTACTCCTCGACGGAAAAAAAGCCCGCGATTTTCACAAGGCGAAGCTCGCCGAAAGGGTTACCGCGTTCGAAAGAAAGCGCCATATCAAGCCATGTCTCGCCATAATCCAGATCGGCGACAATCCGGAATCGAGCATATATATAGAGCAAAAGAAGAAATTCGCCGCGGCCATAGGCGTATCGGTCGAGCACGTTCGATTCTCTGAAGATGCATCGCAGGACGGCGTCTTGGAGGAGATCGTCGCTCTTAATGCCGACAAAAAGATCCACGGCATCATCGTCCAGCTCCCGGTGCCTGCGCATATCAATAAGCTTGCCCTTATAAATGCGATAGATCCGAAAAAAGACGTTGACGGGCTCACGGACGAGAACCAAAAGCTTCTCGAACAGGGCAATCCGCGTTTTATTCCCGCTACCGCGAAGGGCGTCATGATGCTCCTCGATTTCTATAACATCTCCGTAAGAGGGAAGAATGCCGCTGTATTCGGCCGATCGCGCCTCGTCGGCGGCCCTATAGCGTCACTTTTTCAATCGAGGGGCGCGAGGGTATCCGTCATCCATTCTCAAACAGCCGAGCCTCAGAGGATAAGCCGCGAAGCCGATATCGTCGCCGTCGCCATCGGCAAGCCTTCGTACGTCACCAAAGATTTCATAAAAAAGAGCGCCATCGTCGTCGATGTCGGCATCAACAGCGTCGCCGGAGCGAAATCGGAAGAAGGGATCCCGAAGCGATCTCTCGCTGGCGACGTCGATTTCGCGGCCGTATCGGATATCGTTTCAGTCATCTCTCCCGTGCCCGGCGGCGTCGGACCGATGACTGTTCTGGCATTATTTGATAATCTTATGGTCTCGGCGGAAAAACCCGAGTAA
- the queA gene encoding tRNA preQ1(34) S-adenosylmethionine ribosyltransferase-isomerase QueA, with protein MKSGSKSSEDILPEYAYELPPELVANAPAEPRDSARLLVYGVGSDMVADAVFRDLADYIPKGALLVMNETKVVPARVVLSKKTGGKVEILFSVNEWDKASDEVSGISDRKLVAGDSLFFDGCQICSVVGQDENIFAFKLALAPAGFLRFLESSGVMPVPKYIKDSPLSETEIKERYQTTFAKNPGSIAAPTASLHFTDAVFKKLRVKGVETAFLTLHVGAGTFAPVTDREIGSGKLHEEFFTVPEDVRAAIKKAKREGRPVIAVGTTALRALESSARGAEISTDIFIKKPFAFKVADGLITNFHVPRSSLMCLVDAFLDFKESPKGILDIYRHAIEGRYRFYSFGDAMFIL; from the coding sequence ATGAAATCAGGCTCGAAATCGTCCGAAGATATCCTTCCCGAATACGCTTATGAGTTGCCGCCGGAATTAGTGGCGAATGCGCCTGCGGAGCCGAGGGATTCGGCGCGCCTCCTCGTATATGGCGTAGGATCGGATATGGTGGCGGACGCTGTTTTCCGTGATCTCGCCGACTACATCCCGAAGGGCGCGCTTCTCGTCATGAACGAGACCAAGGTCGTCCCTGCGCGCGTCGTACTGTCTAAAAAGACGGGAGGCAAGGTCGAGATACTCTTCTCTGTGAACGAATGGGATAAGGCTTCAGACGAAGTGTCGGGCATTTCCGACCGCAAGCTCGTCGCGGGCGACTCGCTCTTCTTTGACGGGTGCCAGATCTGTTCTGTCGTCGGGCAGGATGAAAATATATTCGCGTTCAAGCTCGCGCTCGCACCCGCGGGATTTCTACGATTCCTGGAAAGTTCGGGCGTCATGCCGGTCCCGAAATACATAAAGGATTCGCCTCTTTCTGAAACGGAGATCAAGGAGCGATATCAGACCACGTTCGCCAAAAACCCCGGCTCCATAGCCGCGCCGACGGCATCGCTCCATTTCACCGATGCCGTATTCAAAAAGCTTCGGGTAAAAGGTGTTGAGACCGCGTTCCTCACGCTCCATGTCGGCGCGGGAACGTTCGCGCCTGTGACTGATCGTGAGATCGGCAGCGGCAAGCTCCACGAAGAATTTTTTACAGTTCCCGAAGATGTCCGTGCCGCGATCAAGAAAGCCAAAAGGGAGGGGCGGCCCGTCATCGCCGTCGGCACGACCGCTCTGCGCGCTCTCGAATCGTCCGCTCGCGGCGCGGAGATATCGACCGACATATTCATTAAAAAGCCTTTCGCCTTCAAGGTCGCGGACGGCCTCATCACCAATTTCCACGTTCCGCGGTCGTCTCTCATGTGCCTCGTGGACGCATTCCTTGATTTCAAGGAATCTCCGAAAGGTATCCTCGATATCTATCGTCATGCCATAGAGGGGCGCTATCGCTTCTATTCTTTCGGAGACGCGATGTTCATTCTGTAG
- a CDS encoding DUF2914 domain-containing protein, whose product MFERTRAFFKKYERYVSPVTLVIGFTFDSLTLRRIDVFYSNFLLISYLVLSAGSIMLLNFHEHRRMTRGQMERSETIHMLSVFTMQFCLGGLFSASFLFYSRSGSIIASWPFLLMIAGYVIGNELLRKNYIRLGFQIAVFFTALFSYLIFFLPVIFGKMGDAMFLLSGIASLIITGVFVYVLSWFAPARTSKSAPLLIVSLGGLFALINGLYFTNLMPPIPLALKEAGVYRSIERLPDGTYRTVGEKQQWFNILTPDPVIHVDPNGALFALTAVFAPTNLATDIIHEWQKYDPEKRDWATVSDIGLSITGGREKGFRTFSRMEDVTPGLWRVNVETPRGQLIGRMTFSVAESTGGETLFTEVN is encoded by the coding sequence ATGTTCGAACGAACCAGGGCATTTTTCAAGAAGTACGAAAGGTACGTTTCGCCCGTCACCTTGGTCATCGGCTTTACCTTCGACAGCCTTACCCTGCGCAGGATAGACGTCTTCTATAGCAACTTCCTCCTCATCAGCTATCTGGTCCTGTCGGCGGGTTCGATCATGCTCCTCAATTTCCACGAGCATCGCCGCATGACCCGCGGGCAGATGGAGAGGTCGGAGACGATCCACATGCTGTCGGTGTTCACCATGCAGTTCTGCCTCGGCGGTCTCTTCAGCGCGTCCTTCCTGTTCTATTCGCGGTCAGGCTCGATCATAGCGAGCTGGCCCTTCCTCCTCATGATCGCGGGCTACGTCATCGGCAACGAACTGCTCCGCAAGAACTATATCCGCCTCGGCTTCCAGATCGCCGTCTTCTTCACGGCGCTCTTCTCGTACCTCATATTCTTCCTTCCGGTCATATTCGGAAAGATGGGCGATGCGATGTTCCTCCTGTCGGGCATAGCCAGTCTTATTATTACCGGCGTGTTCGTATACGTGCTCTCGTGGTTCGCTCCGGCCCGCACGTCCAAGAGCGCTCCGTTGCTCATAGTCTCCCTTGGAGGGCTTTTTGCCCTTATAAACGGGCTTTATTTCACCAATCTGATGCCGCCGATACCTTTGGCGCTGAAAGAGGCGGGCGTGTACCGGTCTATCGAGAGGCTCCCTGACGGCACCTATCGCACGGTGGGCGAGAAGCAGCAATGGTTCAATATTCTCACCCCTGACCCAGTCATCCACGTGGATCCGAATGGGGCGCTCTTCGCGCTCACGGCGGTATTCGCGCCGACGAACCTCGCGACCGATATTATCCACGAATGGCAGAAATACGATCCGGAGAAAAGGGATTGGGCCACGGTGAGCGACATCGGCCTCTCTATAACCGGCGGGAGGGAGAAGGGTTTCCGCACGTTCTCGCGCATGGAGGACGTCACGCCAGGGCTCTGGAGGGTGAACGTCGAGACCCCGCGCGGCCAATTGATCGGCCGTATGACGTTCTCGGTCGCGGAATCGACGGGCGGCGAGACTCTCTTTACGGAAGTCAATTAA
- a CDS encoding peptidoglycan-binding domain-containing protein, with translation MEKKNKIFRNSVIAASVVILIGAAFLYFGPHMAQAPFCFDFVHDTQFGDRKVEHPSNIGFGGPGGVMYYLPEVPALQKALEKQGFYIDPYETTGGKVYAGAFFGPSTRAAVMEFQKDHGLSETGEATNDVIDILAPLYACPKAAATSTETYTLGTTTPKK, from the coding sequence ATGGAAAAGAAGAATAAGATATTCAGGAATTCGGTCATCGCAGCTAGCGTCGTCATTCTTATAGGTGCCGCGTTCCTGTATTTTGGCCCGCATATGGCGCAGGCTCCGTTCTGTTTCGATTTCGTTCACGATACCCAGTTCGGCGATAGGAAAGTCGAGCACCCATCGAATATCGGCTTCGGCGGTCCCGGCGGCGTCATGTATTATCTCCCCGAAGTCCCGGCCCTTCAGAAGGCTCTCGAAAAGCAGGGCTTCTATATCGATCCGTATGAGACGACCGGAGGGAAAGTCTACGCCGGCGCGTTCTTCGGTCCGTCCACTCGCGCCGCCGTCATGGAGTTCCAGAAAGATCACGGCCTCTCGGAGACGGGCGAAGCGACGAACGATGTCATCGATATCCTCGCGCCTCTCTATGCATGCCCGAAGGCCGCGGCGACCTCGACCGAAACCTATACGCTCGGGACAACGACCCCGAAAAAGTAA
- a CDS encoding DUF6496 domain-containing protein has product MARKYGKKSQAKVKKAMLEYKRSDLKSGRSGKKVTSRKQAIAIGLSEARKAGAKVPKNPHQK; this is encoded by the coding sequence ATGGCACGAAAATACGGCAAAAAATCGCAGGCAAAAGTGAAAAAGGCTATGCTTGAATACAAGCGCAGCGACCTGAAATCGGGGCGAAGCGGCAAAAAGGTGACCAGCAGGAAGCAGGCGATAGCGATCGGCCTCTCCGAAGCCCGCAAAGCGGGAGCCAAAGTGCCGAAAAATCCGCATCAGAAATAG
- a CDS encoding DUF817 family protein yields MISEFFIFIRKQASCSLFGGLMLFFLLATKYASVPGIERYDLLFILAVVTQVVLIVAKLETPREVIAIIVFHICAMCMEIFKTSPGVGSWAYPEHAVLAIGTVPLFTGFLYSAVGSYMARAWRINEFVFTDMPSKIVLSLAGLLIYINFFTNHYVHDVRWLIFALLIVIFWRTKLRVELTDRRYTFHPLFTNALLALFVWLAEQIGTFARVWVYPNQAVSWNPVSFQKFTSWYMLLIFSFILIMLLHKEARIGDGK; encoded by the coding sequence GTGATTTCCGAGTTTTTTATCTTCATAAGGAAACAAGCCTCATGCTCGCTCTTCGGCGGGCTGATGCTGTTTTTCCTTTTAGCCACGAAATACGCGTCGGTGCCGGGGATAGAGAGGTATGACCTCTTGTTCATATTGGCCGTCGTCACGCAGGTCGTCCTCATCGTCGCGAAACTGGAAACGCCCCGCGAAGTCATCGCCATCATCGTCTTCCATATCTGCGCCATGTGCATGGAGATATTCAAGACGTCGCCCGGAGTGGGGTCGTGGGCATATCCCGAACATGCCGTGCTCGCGATCGGCACGGTGCCGCTCTTCACGGGCTTTCTCTACTCAGCCGTCGGCTCGTACATGGCACGAGCGTGGAGGATAAACGAATTCGTATTCACCGATATGCCGAGCAAGATCGTGCTGTCGCTGGCTGGTCTTCTTATCTATATCAATTTCTTCACGAACCATTACGTCCATGACGTCCGTTGGCTCATCTTCGCTCTGCTCATAGTCATTTTTTGGAGAACCAAGCTCCGCGTCGAGCTCACGGATAGGCGATACACGTTCCATCCTCTCTTCACTAACGCCTTGCTCGCGCTGTTCGTATGGCTCGCCGAACAGATCGGCACCTTCGCGCGCGTCTGGGTGTATCCGAATCAGGCTGTCAGCTGGAACCCTGTTTCATTCCAGAAATTCACGTCGTGGTACATGCTCCTGATCTTCTCTTTCATCCTCATCATGCTTTTGCACAAGGAGGCGCGTATAGGAGACGGGAAGTAA
- the rplS gene encoding 50S ribosomal protein L19 produces MESKIITSPVDMAARVKLGLRSGDTVRVWQKIKEGDKSRLQAFEGLILSRKHGDEPGATFTVRKVIDGVGVERIFPLYTPMIDEIEVIRRSKVRRSKLYFVREKAAKAVRRQMRNLRTAKEEPVPLAEAPKAEAVPAK; encoded by the coding sequence ATGGAAAGCAAAATCATCACTTCTCCTGTGGACATGGCGGCTCGAGTGAAGCTCGGCCTCCGATCCGGCGACACCGTCCGCGTCTGGCAGAAGATCAAGGAAGGCGACAAGAGCCGCCTCCAGGCGTTCGAAGGCCTTATCCTCTCGCGAAAGCACGGCGACGAGCCGGGTGCTACGTTCACCGTCCGAAAAGTCATCGACGGCGTCGGCGTAGAGAGGATTTTCCCGCTCTACACCCCTATGATCGACGAGATCGAAGTGATCCGCCGCTCGAAGGTGCGCCGCTCGAAGCTCTACTTCGTACGCGAGAAGGCAGCGAAGGCAGTCCGTCGCCAGATGCGAAACCTCCGTACGGCAAAGGAAGAGCCTGTGCCTCTTGCAGAGGCTCCGAAGGCGGAAGCGGTTCCGGCAAAGTAA
- a CDS encoding PilN domain-containing protein: MFTFLPRSYRPEVEKEYRKRVFAVAFALGAVLMLSAAALAAPSYIILSAKRAAASLSATKTTAAGAEGNASLESRIRDIKAKIGVLKTVADSKSIVSVLDRLVGQITPGIILTGMTLKRSEGPGGILVSGSAATRDALVAFSKSLQGEPSFQNVALPVSSLAKSSNIGFSITIDSSF, encoded by the coding sequence ATGTTCACGTTTCTCCCGCGATCGTACAGGCCTGAAGTAGAGAAGGAATACCGAAAGAGGGTATTCGCCGTCGCTTTCGCGTTAGGCGCGGTGCTCATGCTTTCGGCCGCCGCCCTCGCGGCGCCGTCGTACATAATCCTGTCAGCGAAAAGGGCGGCAGCCTCTCTATCCGCGACGAAGACGACGGCCGCCGGCGCGGAAGGGAACGCATCCCTCGAATCGAGGATCAGAGACATCAAGGCGAAGATCGGCGTCCTTAAGACGGTCGCCGATTCGAAGTCGATCGTATCCGTCCTGGACCGCCTTGTCGGCCAGATCACGCCAGGGATAATCCTCACGGGCATGACGCTCAAGCGCTCAGAAGGCCCGGGCGGCATACTCGTCTCCGGCTCTGCCGCGACCCGCGACGCGCTCGTCGCCTTTTCCAAGAGCCTTCAGGGCGAGCCTTCGTTCCAGAACGTAGCCCTGCCGGTGTCGAGCCTCGCGAAATCGTCGAATATCGGCTTCAGTATCACTATCGATTCATCCTTCTAA